One window of Bacteroides sp. AN502(2024) genomic DNA carries:
- a CDS encoding UpxY family transcription antiterminator has translation MILTQETLSAGPSNGTGEGVAHPKRWYVALVRMHHEKKVAERLGKMGIENFVPVQQEVHQWSDRRKVVECVLLPMMVFVHADGKERKEVLSLSTVSRYMVMRGESSPAVIPDDQMARFRFMLDYSEEAISMNSAPLARGEKVRVIKGPLTGLVGELVTVGGKSKIAVRLNMLGCACADMPVGYVEPVKL, from the coding sequence ATGATTCTAACGCAAGAGACTTTGAGTGCTGGGCCTAGTAATGGGACAGGGGAAGGCGTAGCACACCCTAAACGCTGGTATGTCGCCTTGGTTCGTATGCATCATGAGAAGAAAGTGGCCGAGCGTTTAGGCAAGATGGGGATTGAGAATTTTGTACCGGTCCAGCAGGAAGTACATCAATGGAGCGACCGCCGCAAGGTGGTCGAATGTGTGTTGCTTCCCATGATGGTTTTTGTACATGCGGATGGGAAAGAACGCAAAGAAGTCCTTTCCCTGTCTACGGTGAGCCGGTATATGGTCATGCGCGGTGAGAGCAGTCCTGCAGTAATTCCCGATGATCAGATGGCCCGTTTCCGTTTTATGCTCGACTATTCGGAAGAGGCGATCAGTATGAACAGTGCTCCCTTGGCACGTGGTGAGAAGGTCCGCGTCATCAAAGGTCCTTTGACGGGGCTTGTGGGTGAGCTTGTCACGGTTGGCGGCAAGAGTAAGATTGCTGTCCGTCTGAATATGCTGGGATGCGCCTGTGCGGACATGCCGGTGGGCTATGTCGAACCTGTGAAACTTTAA
- a CDS encoding porin family protein, with the protein MNMLRKFILFSLLAIACPAVGQNYNANKVNRPNTKKINFGIKAGFNSSMFMVSELKIKDVTIDEVQNNYKIGYFGALFMRINMKKHFIQPEVSYNVSKCEITFDKLGSQHPAIEPDYASVQSVLHSVDFPVLYGYNVVKKGPYGMSIFAGPKLRYLWGKRNDITFKNFDQKGIHEKLYPFNVCAVIGIGVNISRIFFDFRYEQGIGNISKSIIYDNINSDGSTGVSNIIFRRRDSALSFSLGFIL; encoded by the coding sequence ATGAATATGCTGCGGAAATTCATTCTTTTCAGCTTGTTAGCCATAGCCTGTCCGGCTGTCGGTCAGAATTATAATGCCAATAAAGTGAACCGTCCCAATACCAAAAAAATAAATTTTGGAATCAAAGCAGGATTCAACTCTTCCATGTTTATGGTGTCTGAACTGAAAATAAAGGATGTGACTATCGATGAGGTACAGAATAACTACAAGATAGGTTATTTCGGTGCCCTCTTCATGCGCATCAATATGAAAAAGCATTTCATTCAGCCGGAGGTATCGTATAATGTAAGCAAATGTGAGATCACTTTCGACAAGCTCGGTTCGCAGCATCCTGCCATTGAGCCTGATTATGCTTCGGTACAATCGGTGTTGCACAGTGTGGATTTCCCCGTTCTATACGGCTATAATGTAGTGAAAAAAGGACCTTACGGAATGTCTATCTTCGCTGGTCCCAAACTTCGCTACTTATGGGGAAAGCGCAATGATATCACGTTTAAGAATTTCGATCAGAAGGGGATTCATGAAAAGCTGTATCCGTTCAATGTCTGTGCAGTAATCGGCATAGGTGTCAACATCTCCCGCATCTTCTTCGATTTCCGCTATGAACAAGGTATCGGAAATATCTCCAAGTCCATCATTTACGACAACATCAATTCTGACGGGAGCACAGGGGTGAGTAATATTATTTTCCGCCGCCGCGACAGCGCATTAAGTTTTTCGCTGGGGTTCATTCTTTAA
- the pyrB gene encoding aspartate carbamoyltransferase, with product MENRSLVTIAEHSKEKILYMLEMAKQFEMNPNRRLLQGKVVATLFFEPSTRTRLSFETAANRLGARVIGFSDPKATSSSKGETLKDTIMMVSNYADIIVMRHYLEGAARYASEVAPVPIVNAGDGANQHPSQTMLDLYSIYKTQGTLENLNIFLVGDLKYGRTVHSLLMAMRHFNPTFHFIAPEELKMPEEYKLYCKTHQIKYIEHTDFTEEIIADADILYMTRVQRERFTDLMEYERVKNVYILRNKMLENTRPNLRILHPLPRVNEIAYDVDDNPKAYYFQQAQNGLYAREAILCDVLGITLDDVKNDILL from the coding sequence ATGGAAAACAGAAGTTTAGTAACCATTGCCGAACATTCTAAAGAAAAAATCCTCTACATGCTCGAAATGGCGAAGCAGTTTGAAATGAACCCCAATCGCCGGTTATTACAAGGTAAGGTTGTAGCAACCCTGTTCTTTGAGCCTTCCACCCGTACCCGCTTGAGTTTTGAAACAGCTGCCAACCGTCTCGGTGCACGAGTCATCGGATTTTCTGACCCCAAAGCTACCAGCTCTTCCAAAGGGGAAACACTAAAAGACACCATCATGATGGTAAGCAACTATGCTGATATTATTGTCATGCGACATTATCTCGAAGGAGCTGCGCGGTATGCCAGTGAAGTAGCCCCGGTACCTATCGTCAACGCCGGTGACGGAGCCAACCAACACCCGTCGCAGACCATGCTCGACCTCTACTCTATCTACAAGACACAAGGAACGCTGGAAAATCTGAACATATTTCTGGTAGGTGACTTGAAATACGGCCGCACAGTACATTCATTGCTAATGGCCATGCGACATTTTAATCCGACTTTCCATTTTATCGCCCCCGAAGAGCTGAAAATGCCGGAAGAATACAAACTTTACTGTAAAACGCACCAAATAAAATACATTGAACATACGGACTTTACCGAGGAGATTATCGCTGACGCGGATATTCTCTACATGACACGTGTACAGCGTGAACGTTTCACCGACCTGATGGAATATGAACGGGTGAAGAATGTATATATTCTCCGTAACAAAATGCTGGAGAATACGCGTCCGAACCTGCGTATCCTGCACCCGCTTCCCCGTGTCAACGAGATCGCTTATGATGTGGATGACAACCCGAAAGCATATTATTTCCAACAGGCACAAAACGGTCTGTATGCCCGCGAAGCTATCCTTTGCGATGTGTTAGGTATCACATTAGATGACGTTAAAAACGATATTTTATTATGA
- a CDS encoding tyrosine-type DNA invertase cluster 3b: MRNKNGFSRCGENYIVRLRQEGRYSTAHVYQNALYSFSKFCGTSHVSFGQVSRGSLRRYGQYLYGCGLRLNTISTYMRMLRSIYNRGVEAGIAPYVPRLFHDVYTGVDVRQKKALPAVELHKLLYEDPKSDRLRRTQAIACLMFQFCGMSFADLAHLEKSALDQNVLRYNRIKTKTPMSVEVLDTAKEMINRLRSRQDSRPDFPDYLFDILSSDKKRTDERAYREYQSALRQFNNCLKDLARALHLKSPVTSYTLRHSWATTAKYRGVSIEMISESLGHKSIKTTQIYLKGFGLQERTEVNKGNLSYIRNYRSGK; the protein is encoded by the coding sequence ATGAGGAACAAAAATGGATTTAGCCGGTGTGGGGAGAACTACATCGTTCGTTTACGACAGGAGGGTCGTTATTCAACAGCGCATGTCTATCAGAATGCCCTTTATTCTTTCAGCAAGTTTTGCGGCACGTCCCATGTGTCGTTCGGACAGGTCAGCCGTGGAAGTTTGCGGCGTTACGGTCAGTACCTTTACGGGTGTGGTTTGAGACTGAATACGATTTCCACGTATATGCGTATGCTTCGTAGCATTTACAATCGGGGAGTGGAAGCTGGCATTGCGCCTTATGTGCCTCGACTGTTCCACGATGTTTATACGGGAGTGGATGTCCGCCAGAAGAAAGCCCTGCCCGCCGTCGAATTGCATAAGCTTCTATATGAAGATCCCAAGTCGGATCGATTGCGTCGAACACAGGCCATTGCCTGCCTGATGTTCCAGTTCTGTGGAATGTCGTTTGCTGATCTGGCCCATCTGGAGAAATCTGCCTTGGATCAGAATGTATTGCGGTATAACCGAATCAAGACCAAGACTCCGATGAGTGTGGAAGTGCTTGATACGGCAAAGGAGATGATCAACCGGCTCCGTAGCCGTCAGGATTCTCGTCCTGATTTTCCGGATTATCTGTTTGACATCCTTAGTAGTGACAAGAAACGGACGGATGAACGGGCTTATCGGGAATACCAGTCCGCCCTGCGTCAGTTCAATAATTGTTTGAAAGACTTGGCCAGAGCCTTACATCTGAAGTCTCCCGTCACTTCTTACACCCTCCGCCATTCCTGGGCCACGACCGCCAAGTATCGGGGAGTATCGATCGAAATGATTAGTGAATCATTGGGACACAAATCTATCAAAACCACACAAATCTATTTGAAAGGCTTCGGTCTTCAAGAACGTACAGAGGTAAATAAGGGGAATTTATCTTACATCAGGAACTATCGTTCAGGTAAATGA
- a CDS encoding flavin reductase family protein has translation MKQDWKPGTMIYPLPAVLVSCGKEKSEYNVFTVAWTGTICTNPPMCYISVRPERYSYEIIKRNMEFVINLTTKDMAFATDWCGVRSGRDYHKFEEMKLTPGRCTVVSAPLIEESPLCIECRVKEIISLGSHDMFIADVVNVRADDRNLNPETGKLELAEANPLVYMHGGYYNLGEKIGKFGWSVEKKKS, from the coding sequence ATGAAACAGGACTGGAAACCAGGAACGATGATTTATCCGCTTCCGGCCGTACTGGTCAGCTGCGGAAAAGAAAAAAGCGAATATAATGTGTTCACAGTAGCATGGACGGGTACGATTTGTACGAACCCGCCCATGTGTTATATATCTGTACGTCCGGAACGTTATTCTTATGAGATTATCAAAAGAAACATGGAGTTTGTCATCAACCTGACAACGAAAGATATGGCTTTTGCCACCGACTGGTGCGGAGTCCGTTCGGGACGTGATTATCATAAATTTGAAGAGATGAAACTGACACCCGGACGATGTACGGTGGTCAGCGCACCGCTGATTGAAGAATCGCCTCTTTGTATTGAATGTCGGGTAAAAGAAATTATCTCTCTAGGCTCACACGATATGTTTATCGCTGACGTGGTAAATGTGCGTGCGGACGACCGGAACTTGAATCCCGAAACGGGAAAGCTGGAACTGGCAGAAGCCAATCCGCTGGTATATATGCACGGAGGATATTATAATCTGGGAGAGAAAATCGGAAAATTCGGTTGGAGTGTAGAAAAGAAGAAATCATAA
- the pyrI gene encoding aspartate carbamoyltransferase regulatory subunit produces MSENKQALQVAALKNGTVIDHIPSEKLFTVVQLLGVEQMTSNITIGFNLDSKKLGKKGIIKIADKFFCDEEINRISVVAPHVKLNIIRDYEVVEKKEVKMPDELHGIVKCANPKCITNNEPMDTIFHVIDKENCIVKCHYCEKEQKREEITIL; encoded by the coding sequence ATGAGCGAAAATAAACAAGCATTGCAAGTAGCTGCCCTGAAAAACGGGACAGTGATTGACCATATCCCATCCGAAAAGCTCTTTACCGTAGTGCAACTGCTCGGTGTGGAACAAATGACCAGCAATATCACTATCGGGTTCAATCTCGACAGCAAAAAGCTGGGTAAAAAAGGAATCATTAAAATTGCAGATAAATTTTTCTGCGATGAAGAGATTAACCGTATTTCAGTAGTTGCCCCACACGTCAAACTGAATATTATCCGTGATTACGAGGTGGTAGAAAAGAAAGAGGTAAAAATGCCGGATGAACTTCACGGTATCGTGAAATGTGCCAACCCGAAATGTATCACCAACAACGAACCGATGGACACGATCTTTCATGTGATAGACAAGGAGAATTGCATCGTAAAATGCCATTATTGCGAGAAAGAACAGAAACGTGAAGAGATTACAATCCTATAA